AAGCTCTAAACTTCCTTTTAAAATTGAAAGAGGTTGATTAAGCTCATGGTTTGTAGTTGCTATCATTGCCAGTACAGAATTTCTCTTTTCAAGTCTTACAATCTCTTCCTGAGATTGAATAAGTTTTCTATTTAATTCTTCAAGTTTAGCAACCAAATCTGCTAACTCTATATTCTTAAGTTTGAATACTTCAGATTCAGCTTTTGCTAATAAAGTTTCGTTTTCTTTATTCTTTAGATCGAATTTAATCTGAAGTTCCTCAATTATCCTATTTTTTGATTCCTCCTGTATAATCTGAGATAAATCGAAACCATCTTTAAAATATTGTAAAGAGTTCGTTAAATCTTTTTTTAGTTCATAACATTCCGATAAATTCATATAAAGAGACATTTGAAGATCTTGATAATGGTTTTCTTCTGAAATTTTTTTGCTTTTCAAAAAGTAAGCTATTGACTCATCATAATTTTTCAAAAATTTTTCCACAAGGCCCAAACTTCTATAGCCTATTGCCAATGTTCTTGGATCACCAATAATTAAATATAATTTGAGAGCTTTTAAATAATATTTTCTTGCAGTTTTAAAATTTTCAGTTTTCAATGACAAAGCTCCAAAATTTGTAAAAATTGCTCCCTTTATTCTTATATCAGAAGTTTTCTCTACTATTTCAAGTGCTTCAGCGAGGTAATTTTCTGAGCTCTGGTAATCGTTTTCATCTTTACACAATAAACCTAAATTGCTAAGTGAAGATGCTATAGATGTTAAATCATCAGCTTTTCTTCTGAGTTCTAAACTTTTGACAAAACATTTTTTTGCTTCGTTAAGTTTTTTCTGATGCCAATAAACTCTCCCAATTAGATTCATGGTTAATGCGAATTTTTGAGTATCATTTTCTTTACTCTCATAAAAATTATAAGCTTTATAAAGATTTATTAAAGCTGATTCGATTTTATTTTGATCAGTCAAAATTCGCCCAAGAATATTAAGCGAATCACCATAATATTCATAAATTTCAAGACTTTCACACAACTTGATTTGCTTTTCACAATAAGTAACAGAATTTTGAATATCCCCATTTTCGAAATAATATTCACCTAACTTGTTAAGTATAATTAGATAGGTTCTATCGTCACATAACTTCGATGATAATGATTCGATATGTAATAAAATTGAGTAATAGTTTTTATGTGTTTTATTACTTACATTCTCGAGATAGTTAATAATTATTTTTTTATTTTTTGAATAAGAATCCTCTTTCAGTTCAAGCAAAATATCATTGTTTTCTAATGTCATAGTTCATCCTATTAGTAACTATTAATTTAATATAACTGCAATTCTACTTTTTTATATTTAAATTGTTCGAGGCTTCAATCATTTGTTTTAAAAGAGATGCAACTTTCAACCAGATGATATCAATTGTTGTTTTCAAGAATTATGTGAAATAATAAAAAATCATTAATTTCACTCTTAAATATTTCTCTCAGTTTTATAAAACTACAAAAAAACTAAATTGTTATTTTTTCATTTCTTCTGAGTTGATTGATTTTTTTATCATTTCAATAATCTTGATCGCTTTATACGCAGATTTAATTTCTAAATATTCACTTTTTTTATTATTTACTTGGTAACTCAATACGTGACGCATTACTTCTTCATAATCATCTAAAAACAAAGTTTTAATTTCCTCTTTTTAGCCATTTTCATAATATATTTCAAATTCTTCAGTTTTTTTTCTCCGTAAGAGACATGAAACATTAATAATCCTTTCTCATACATTAATTCAAATCCAACAATAAATGGTGAGTTTTTGGGTAAGTTAGAAACACTTTCTACTATTAATAATTTATTACTTTCCTCAAATTTAAAAATACTTACTACAATAGATTTTTTATCTATATCAACACCTTGAGTAAATAATTTTTAAGGAACTCCAATTGTTTCCAAAATAAATTTGATATGACCACATTTCTAAGAACGAGGTGTGATTGGACCAATGATTCAATTTTCGGGTCATGATCAGATGACTGAAATCGTTTGATCAACCTTTTTTGTATTGAATAGAAGATTCTTTATTAAATAAATGCAAAGATATCTTGCACCAGCGTAGGTTTATCCTCGCAAAGAAAGGTAATATCTGATGCCAGTCAAATGTTAAATCATTTAAATGTAAAAGTAACGATAATCTTTTCAAATAAAAGCTCTTGGTTTATTTTAAGATGGATAGAAACAGAGGTTGAGCTAGCAAAACTAGCCGTTTTCAACAGCTACCCCCTACATATTGTAAATTAAAATGTAAAATTCTGTTCTCTGTTCCGTAAAAGCTATTTCCTCAAGGCTGATAAGCTCAGCTGTTCAACCTTTTTCTTTAAAACTTTATTACAAAAAAGGCAACCCCATTACCAGCGATGAAATCGCTGGATTATTTCTCATTTTTTTTAATAAAAAAATAATATTTTATTACATAATTTAGTTAAAATGTTTGGAATGCAATTTTTTACTATTTTACTTGTATATCTTTATCGTCATTCCATAAACCTTTATCACCTTTTAATGTTCCTCCAATACGGATAGATCCGTTAGGATTAATCGATGGAACTATGGTGTTCACTGGTGGATCGTTAATTGGAAGTATCTCTATAGTATAATTGTAGATTTCACTATCAATTACCCCATCATTTACTTTTACATTTACGTCTAGATTACCAAAAAAGTCTATGTTTGGAACTATTTGCTGATTATTAAGTGAATAATTTTCTCCTGACAATATAATCATACTAAAATCTAAAGGGTTTGAATTATCAGGATCAATGATAGTTAAATCAGATATGCTTATGCTAAAACTTTGTTCTTCAAGAAAACTTTTTGAAGCAAAATTAGTAATAATTGGTTTGTCATTTACTGGAGTTATTTCAATTATTCTTGATATTGCCAAAGAACTTGAATCACCATCAAAAATCACAAAAGATATTGTTCTATCCAAATCTTCAGGATTATCAGATGTGTTATAGTATTTTATAGATCTCAATGCACTAAGGTAATTTTCTTTAGAAGAAGAACCTGAAAGACCTAGTATTCCTGTTTCATTATCATAATTTCCTGTTATCCCATTTTGATCTTGAAATTGAAGAATATCCTCTCCTGTTACGAAATTTGAAGCTATTGAAATAGTTGCACTTTCTATTGAGGTGTCATCTACATCGGTAATTTTTAGAGTAGATGAAATTATTGTCGCGTCTTGGTTTTCAGTGTAAGAAATATTAGATGCTTCAATCTCAGATAGAATAGGTTTGTCGTTAACAGCAATTACGACAATCGGTCTTGATAATTCATTAGAAGAACCAGATTCATTATTGATAGTAATTCTCACAGTTCGTGGAGTAGTAGTCGGAGTATCTGAATTATTTATAAAACCTAAACTTCTTACAAGAGTTAGATAATTGGAATAGTTTGACGATCCACTAAAAGTAAAAGTACCATTAACTTGCGATAGAACTATTCCAGATGAGGGAGGAATATTATAATATAACTCATCTTCACCGTTCATATATCCATCTATTACAACATTCATTCCCAGCAAATTAGGATCATCATTATTGATAATATTTACAGTTCCACTAAAACCATAAATATGATTTTCAAGACAACCAATAGGATTAGGATCAAAATTATTTATCACAAGAAGATCATTAACTGGGGATACATTGACTGTCAAAGTATTAAATTCTGTTGAATAATCAATACCATCATTAACTTTGTAATAAAGGGATAATTTGCCATTTCCATAAACATTTGCTGTAGGTTTAAATTTAATTTTAGACAAATCTTCTTTCCAAATTACTTGATCAATTTGAATTTGTTCATCATTTTCAGCAATATCATTTCCATTTTGATCAAAAAACAACGTACCATCTTTATAAAATCCAACGATTTTAATAAAATGCATAGTTTCAGTAGGGTCATCACTATCAAAGGATATATCGGTTGCATTCAGAGTAAATAAACCATCTTCTACTATAGTTTTTGTAAAATCTGATGAAGATGGAGGGGTATTGGTAGGGATTTTAACAAATTTTATCTTACCAGGATTTGAAAACACAATTGTATTATTGTCTATTACAAAGCTGTTCTGTTTAATGTAAGTAGTTGTAGAAAAAAGATTAGGAAATTCAACATATTTACATTGCATATATCTACCTTCATCGAAGTTAAATAGGGATAAACGGTCACATTCGGATATAATATTTTCTAAATGAGCGATATATGAGTTAGAAACAGCTGCAACCTTGAAATTACCCGGATACTCATGAGTTTTCACAAAAATATTATCTTGATTTTTATAAACGCTAACTATTCCGTCTAAAACTGTTAATATTGAATTTTCATCAGAGTATGAAAAGGTCGTGCCAGAGATAGTTTGTACAAGTGTAAATGAGTTATCTTGTTTTTTGAAAACATAAATATGAGCACCAAAATCATGAACAATATAATAATCATTGAGAAGTGTGACTTTTGGAGAGTAGGAATGTAAACTAGATGTTAAAAATGTGAAATCACTCTCCTTTACACACAAATTGTTTGTAAGGTCATACGTTGTAATTCTAAACATCTTATTATTAGATAGATGATTTAAGCTAGTACTGATAATCAATTTATTGTTTTTAACTAATAATCTTCCACCAAAATATAAATCATCGTTCTCGTTAAATATTGTTTGCTGTAATTTCCATATATTGTTACTTTTTTTAAACAAATAGACATAATCATAATCGCAGGTTCCTACAGCAATATATTCTCCATCAGTAGATATATTAGCACCAAATTTTTCACCTGGAATATATGGAATATATTTTGGAGATACTAATTGACTATCGAATACCCAGTCATTATTAATTTTGTTATAGATATTGACTACTCCATCAACACCATGTCCATATAAATTTGGCTCACCAATTACAAGAAGATTATCATTTATTTCTATAGGATTTAATTCATATTCTGAATTATAACTTGCAACATCAGCTGAAAACAATTTTCTTTGTTGTATCCATGATTGCCCATTAAAATAAAAACTTGAAGCAGAACCAGAATCAGATCCAAATTCGTCATCTGCATAAGCTCCACATAATAATTGATCTCCCTTTAGACAAATTACGGAACCTAATCTATCTCCTGGTTTGCGATTATAATCCATAGTATAATCTAAATAGTTCCATATTCCATCTTCTTTATGATACGTATAAACTGCTCCAGTTAATCCATAAACAGCATAAGCACCAACAGCAAAATTGTATCCAGATAAGGAAACAGAACAACCAAAAAATTCATAAGCAGCTGGATTTGGCTTTTGTACTATTTTTTTTTGAACCCATACATTATCAATTTTTTCAAATATATATGCAGCACCAGCATAAGTATTTTTGCCATACGCACCAACTAATATTGTTGTGTTATCTATTGAAACACTAAAACCGAAATAATTATAAGCCAATCCATCTGATGCTAACAAATTCGCTTCTTGTACCCAATTGATTCCATCAAAACGAAAAACGTAGGCAGATCCAGAATCTGCTCCTCTATCATCGTTTTTACTTGCTCCTACAACCAAATCATTTCCAGATATGGATATACTTTCTCCAAAGGCATCAAATTGTCCACCGTCTGAAGCCATAATCTTCGATTGGTATTCCCAATTAGAATTGTTAAGCTTGTAGGTAAACACTGCTCCATTTTTTGAAGTTGAAAATGGAGCACCAACAACGATATAATGGCCATTTATAGCAATACTCGTTCCAAATTTATCTTCTGACTCTCTAGCTGGTGCTGTCAATTTTTGAACTTGATTCCATCCATTTTCATTTAGAAGGAAAACATATGCAGAACCTGCACTATTATCATCACCAGGTGCACCAACAACAGCGTAGTTTCCGTATATTGCCACACTACTTCCAAATTTATCTCCAGCATATCTATCTGAAGCAGTTAATCGTTTTTGTCGTGACCACTGGTTTCCATATTTGTAATGAATATATGCAGAACCCATATCTCCATCATCTCCATAAGCACCTACTATTCCAACATCATTAGATATTGAAACACTACATCCGAAATAATCATTAGAATCAGCATAGTTTTCTAAACTTATCTCACTCTCTTCCCACCCTGCAAAGATGTATGTAGACAAAAATAAAATAATCATAATCACAGTTATCGCTCTTATCTGATAAAAACTATTCATCATATCTCCATTCTGGTTATATACTATTGTCGATTCAATCCGAGCGAAAAATAATAATTCTTATAAAAAAATCAATGATTTTGTGTAAGTTTTATGTTATACTTTAAAGATAATGTGGTTTATAATCCTAAAATTAAATGATTGGTTAATATTGGAATAGTACTCATATGCGATAGAATTTCTTTTATGAAATTAGAAAATATGAAAAAGAATAAAATTTTAAGCTATTAAAATGAGGTGTCAAAAACGACACCTTTTAAAAATAGTAATTCTAGTGTCTTTTATATCTCATATTTCTTTTAAAACTTAAGTTGCAAATAAAGTTTTCCAGTTTATTCAATGAATGAGACTTTGAATTTTTTTGGAATGTCCAATTTCCACTTTTCAACTTGAGACTTACTAAACAAGAATCTTCCATCATTTTCAGATATTGGAAGAATTTCCTGTGGTTTTTTTCCGTTGAATACCATCTTAACAATAACAGCTGCTTTTTTTCCCATTTCTTCTGCTGAAATTACGTAACCGCCAATAGTTTTATTTTTACCAATACTAAAATCCCAAAATCCAAACAAAGGTAGTTGAGAGTTTTCTGATGTCCAAGTTATAATATTGTCCATACTCATAACTTTTCCAGATTCATCTTTGATTGTTTGATATAAGCCGACTATGATAAAGTCATAAAGATCTTTTGCATCTAGAATGGTTTTTTCCCATTCAGAGGTTGAAGAAATTTGTTTAATTTCAACGTCACATCCATCGATAATTGTTTTATCTTTTTTACCAAAATATTCACTTTTTACAATATCTGAAGTTACCCCATCATCAAATAGTATAAGTATTTTTTTTGAATCAGGAATAATCTCAGATAAG
This genomic stretch from Candidatus Delongbacteria bacterium harbors:
- a CDS encoding tetratricopeptide repeat-containing sensor histidine kinase — its product is MTLENNDILLELKEDSYSKNKKIIINYLENVSNKTHKNYYSILLHIESLSSKLCDDRTYLIILNKLGEYYFENGDIQNSVTYCEKQIKLCESLEIYEYYGDSLNILGRILTDQNKIESALINLYKAYNFYESKENDTQKFALTMNLIGRVYWHQKKLNEAKKCFVKSLELRRKADDLTSIASSLSNLGLLCKDENDYQSSENYLAEALEIVEKTSDIRIKGAIFTNFGALSLKTENFKTARKYYLKALKLYLIIGDPRTLAIGYRSLGLVEKFLKNYDESIAYFLKSKKISEENHYQDLQMSLYMNLSECYELKKDLTNSLQYFKDGFDLSQIIQEESKNRIIEELQIKFDLKNKENETLLAKAESEVFKLKNIELADLVAKLEELNRKLIQSQEEIVRLEKRNSVLAMIATTNHELNQPLSILKGSLELFLSYTNSLNFDIKVSNLILMMEESLHRIEKTLKKYNDNTNNFYFDTYLEDTDMVVFEDRSKVSKKSRFRK
- a CDS encoding sugar ABC transporter, which codes for MFLRLVAIFVLPIFLLAKEILVIQSYSSDFSWDKTYTESLSKELGSSHNLTFFEMNTKNIPKSEFSKMAEKAFQVYEEKKPDLVVLGDDNALQYVGPLLENSNTPIVYLGINNNPRHYFKDLPDNITGVLERPNLKRSVVYLSEIIPDSKKILILFDDGVTSDIVKSEYFGKKDKTIIDGCDVEIKQISSTSEWEKTILDAKDLYDFIIVGLYQTIKDESGKVMSMDNIITWTSENSQLPLFGFWDFSIGKNKTIGGYVISAEEMGKKAAVIVKMVFNGKKPQEILPISENDGRFLFSKSQVEKWKLDIPKKFKVSFIE